The following coding sequences lie in one Cucurbita pepo subsp. pepo cultivar mu-cu-16 chromosome LG13, ASM280686v2, whole genome shotgun sequence genomic window:
- the LOC111808921 gene encoding pentatricopeptide repeat-containing protein At5g04780, mitochondrial isoform X1: MGFLHVCHFATNSGKIFQFLSLRVCINRFFASSSCIIECEKGTTEDFCRTHVSYVLELLKLCAKRRLFLQGKACHARILLMGLQAETLTSNILINMYSKCGSVDVARQVFDEMPSRSLVSWSTMIGSLTQNGEENEALGLLLQMQREGTPFSEFTISSVLCACAAKCALSECQLLHAFAVKAAMNLNVFVATALLDVYAKCGLMNDAANVFESMSERSVVTWSSMAAGYVQNAMYEEALALFRKAWETGLKHDQFLMSSVICACAGLAAMIEGNQVNALLSKSGFCSNIFVASSLIDMYAKCGGIEEAYKVFRDVEDRNVVLWNAMISGLSRHARSLEVMILFEKMQQIGLNPNDVTFVSVLSACGHMGLVEKGQKYFDLMIKEYHLAPNVYHYSCMVDALSRAGRTSDAYDLICKMPFRASASMWGSLLASCRTHGNLELAEVAAKNLFDIEPHNAGNYLLLSNMYAANGKWDEVAKARKLLKESDVKKERGKSWIEIKNEVHSFMVGERNHPKIAEIYSKLNELIEELQKLGYQVETQHDLHQVEESRKQELLRHHSEKLAFTMGLLFLPPNAPLRIMKNLRICGDCHSFMKLVSKLVRRDVVVRDTNRFHHFTNGHCSCGDFW, from the coding sequence ATGGGATTTCTCCATGTTTGCCATTTTGCGACAAATTCAGGAAAGATCTTTCAGTTTCTTAGTCTTCGTGTTTGCATTAATCGTTTTTTTGCATCATCTTCATGCATTATTGAATGTGAAAAAGGAACTACAGAGGATTTCTGTCGTACCCATGTGTCTTATGTGCTGGAGCTACTGAAATTATGTGCAAAAAGACGGCTGTTCTTGCAAGGTAAGGCTTGCCATGCCCGAATTCTGCTAATGGGGTTACAAGCAGAGACTTTAACGTCGAATATTCTCATCAACATGTACTCAAAATGTGGTTCAGTTGATGTTGCACGCCAAgtgttcgatgaaatgccCAGCCGAAGTTTGGTGTCGTGGAGCACCATGATTGGGTCGCTGACTCAAAATGGTGAGGAAAATGAGGCTCTTGGTCTTTTACTACAGATGCAAAGAGAAGGAACCCCTTTTAGTGAATTCACCATTTCGAGTGTCCTTTGCGCCTGTGCAGCTAAATGTGCTCTTTCTGAATGCCAGCTGCTTCATGCCTTTGCTGTTAAGGCTGCAATGAATCTGAACGTTTTTGTTGCTACTGCGTTGCTTGATGTTTATGCAAAATGTGGTTTGATGAACGATGCGGCTAATGTTTTTGAGTCCATGTCTGAGAGGAGTGTTGTCACATGGAGTTCAATGGCGGCAGGGTATGTGCAAAATGCGATGTACGAGGAAGCTTTGGCGTTGTTTCGTAAAGCATGGGAAACTGGGTTGAAACACGACCAGTTTTTAATGTCATCTGTGATTTGTGCTTGTGCTGGATTGGCAGCTATGATTGAAGGGAACCAGGTGAATGCTTTGCTATCTAAATCTGGTTTTTGTTCAAATATCTTTGTTGCTTCATCTCTTATTGATATGTATGCAAAATGCGGTGGCATTGAAGAAGCTTATAAAGTATTTCGAGATGTCGAAGATAGAAATGTTGTTTTGTGGAATGCTATGATATCTGGCTTGTCTCGACACGCTCGATCACTCGAGGTGATGATTTTATTTGAGAAAATGCAGCAAATTGGCTTGAATCCAAATGATGTTACTTTTGTTTCTGTGTTGTCTGCTTGTGGTCATATGGGTTTGGTTGAAAAGGGACAGAAATATTTTGATCTGATGATAAAAGAGTATCATTTGGCACCAAATGTCTACCATTATTCTTGTATGGTAGACGCTCTTAGTCGAGCAGGGCGGACTTCTGATGCTTACGATTTGATCTGTAAAATGCCCTTTAGAGCCTCTGCTTCTATGTGGGGTTCCCTTTTGGCTTCTTGTAGGACTCATGGGAATCTTGAACTTGCTGAGGTTGCTGCTAAGAATCTGTTCGACATCGAACCACACAATGCAGGGAACTATTTGTTGCTGTCGAACATGTATGCAGCGAACGGTAAGTGGGACGAAGTTGCCAAGGCGAGGAAGCTCCTTAAAGAAAGTGATGTGAAGAAAGAGAGGGGAAAGAGTTGGATTGAGATTAAGAACGAGGTTCACTCGTTTATGGTCGGAGAGCGGAATCATCCTAAGATAGCTGAAATTTACTCGAAATTGAATGAGTTAATAGAAGAGTTACAGAAGCTTGGTTACCAGGTGGAGACTCAGCATGATCTTCATCAAGTAGAAGAGAGTAGAAAACAAGAACTTTTGAGGCACCACAGCGAGAAGCTTGCTTTTACTATGGGATTATTGTTTTTACCTCCCAATGCACCTCTTAGGATCATGAAAAACCTTAGAATCTGTGGAGACTGCCACTCTTTTATGAAGCTTGTCTCGAAACTTGTTCGTCGGGATGTCGTAGTTAGGGACACCAACCGATTCCACCATTTTACGAATGGCCATTGTTCTTGTGGGGATTTTTGGTGA
- the LOC111808921 gene encoding pentatricopeptide repeat-containing protein At5g04780, mitochondrial isoform X2, whose amino-acid sequence MGFLHVCHFATNSGKIFQFLSLRVCINRFFASSSCIIECEKGTTEDFCRTHVSYVLELLKLCAKRRLFLQVDVARQVFDEMPSRSLVSWSTMIGSLTQNGEENEALGLLLQMQREGTPFSEFTISSVLCACAAKCALSECQLLHAFAVKAAMNLNVFVATALLDVYAKCGLMNDAANVFESMSERSVVTWSSMAAGYVQNAMYEEALALFRKAWETGLKHDQFLMSSVICACAGLAAMIEGNQVNALLSKSGFCSNIFVASSLIDMYAKCGGIEEAYKVFRDVEDRNVVLWNAMISGLSRHARSLEVMILFEKMQQIGLNPNDVTFVSVLSACGHMGLVEKGQKYFDLMIKEYHLAPNVYHYSCMVDALSRAGRTSDAYDLICKMPFRASASMWGSLLASCRTHGNLELAEVAAKNLFDIEPHNAGNYLLLSNMYAANGKWDEVAKARKLLKESDVKKERGKSWIEIKNEVHSFMVGERNHPKIAEIYSKLNELIEELQKLGYQVETQHDLHQVEESRKQELLRHHSEKLAFTMGLLFLPPNAPLRIMKNLRICGDCHSFMKLVSKLVRRDVVVRDTNRFHHFTNGHCSCGDFW is encoded by the exons ATGGGATTTCTCCATGTTTGCCATTTTGCGACAAATTCAGGAAAGATCTTTCAGTTTCTTAGTCTTCGTGTTTGCATTAATCGTTTTTTTGCATCATCTTCATGCATTATTGAATGTGAAAAAGGAACTACAGAGGATTTCTGTCGTACCCATGTGTCTTATGTGCTGGAGCTACTGAAATTATGTGCAAAAAGACGGCTGTTCTTGCAAG TTGATGTTGCACGCCAAgtgttcgatgaaatgccCAGCCGAAGTTTGGTGTCGTGGAGCACCATGATTGGGTCGCTGACTCAAAATGGTGAGGAAAATGAGGCTCTTGGTCTTTTACTACAGATGCAAAGAGAAGGAACCCCTTTTAGTGAATTCACCATTTCGAGTGTCCTTTGCGCCTGTGCAGCTAAATGTGCTCTTTCTGAATGCCAGCTGCTTCATGCCTTTGCTGTTAAGGCTGCAATGAATCTGAACGTTTTTGTTGCTACTGCGTTGCTTGATGTTTATGCAAAATGTGGTTTGATGAACGATGCGGCTAATGTTTTTGAGTCCATGTCTGAGAGGAGTGTTGTCACATGGAGTTCAATGGCGGCAGGGTATGTGCAAAATGCGATGTACGAGGAAGCTTTGGCGTTGTTTCGTAAAGCATGGGAAACTGGGTTGAAACACGACCAGTTTTTAATGTCATCTGTGATTTGTGCTTGTGCTGGATTGGCAGCTATGATTGAAGGGAACCAGGTGAATGCTTTGCTATCTAAATCTGGTTTTTGTTCAAATATCTTTGTTGCTTCATCTCTTATTGATATGTATGCAAAATGCGGTGGCATTGAAGAAGCTTATAAAGTATTTCGAGATGTCGAAGATAGAAATGTTGTTTTGTGGAATGCTATGATATCTGGCTTGTCTCGACACGCTCGATCACTCGAGGTGATGATTTTATTTGAGAAAATGCAGCAAATTGGCTTGAATCCAAATGATGTTACTTTTGTTTCTGTGTTGTCTGCTTGTGGTCATATGGGTTTGGTTGAAAAGGGACAGAAATATTTTGATCTGATGATAAAAGAGTATCATTTGGCACCAAATGTCTACCATTATTCTTGTATGGTAGACGCTCTTAGTCGAGCAGGGCGGACTTCTGATGCTTACGATTTGATCTGTAAAATGCCCTTTAGAGCCTCTGCTTCTATGTGGGGTTCCCTTTTGGCTTCTTGTAGGACTCATGGGAATCTTGAACTTGCTGAGGTTGCTGCTAAGAATCTGTTCGACATCGAACCACACAATGCAGGGAACTATTTGTTGCTGTCGAACATGTATGCAGCGAACGGTAAGTGGGACGAAGTTGCCAAGGCGAGGAAGCTCCTTAAAGAAAGTGATGTGAAGAAAGAGAGGGGAAAGAGTTGGATTGAGATTAAGAACGAGGTTCACTCGTTTATGGTCGGAGAGCGGAATCATCCTAAGATAGCTGAAATTTACTCGAAATTGAATGAGTTAATAGAAGAGTTACAGAAGCTTGGTTACCAGGTGGAGACTCAGCATGATCTTCATCAAGTAGAAGAGAGTAGAAAACAAGAACTTTTGAGGCACCACAGCGAGAAGCTTGCTTTTACTATGGGATTATTGTTTTTACCTCCCAATGCACCTCTTAGGATCATGAAAAACCTTAGAATCTGTGGAGACTGCCACTCTTTTATGAAGCTTGTCTCGAAACTTGTTCGTCGGGATGTCGTAGTTAGGGACACCAACCGATTCCACCATTTTACGAATGGCCATTGTTCTTGTGGGGATTTTTGGTGA
- the LOC111808921 gene encoding pentatricopeptide repeat-containing protein At5g04780, mitochondrial isoform X3, with amino-acid sequence MGFLHVCHFATNSGKIFQFLSLRVCINRFFASSSCIIECEKGTTEDFCRTHVSYVLELLKLCAKRRLFLQGKACHARILLMGLQAETLTSNILINMYSKCGSVDVARQVFDEMPSRSLVSWSTMIGSLTQNAKCALSECQLLHAFAVKAAMNLNVFVATALLDVYAKCGLMNDAANVFESMSERSVVTWSSMAAGYVQNAMYEEALALFRKAWETGLKHDQFLMSSVICACAGLAAMIEGNQVNALLSKSGFCSNIFVASSLIDMYAKCGGIEEAYKVFRDVEDRNVVLWNAMISGLSRHARSLEVMILFEKMQQIGLNPNDVTFVSVLSACGHMGLVEKGQKYFDLMIKEYHLAPNVYHYSCMVDALSRAGRTSDAYDLICKMPFRASASMWGSLLASCRTHGNLELAEVAAKNLFDIEPHNAGNYLLLSNMYAANGKWDEVAKARKLLKESDVKKERGKSWIEIKNEVHSFMVGERNHPKIAEIYSKLNELIEELQKLGYQVETQHDLHQVEESRKQELLRHHSEKLAFTMGLLFLPPNAPLRIMKNLRICGDCHSFMKLVSKLVRRDVVVRDTNRFHHFTNGHCSCGDFW; translated from the exons ATGGGATTTCTCCATGTTTGCCATTTTGCGACAAATTCAGGAAAGATCTTTCAGTTTCTTAGTCTTCGTGTTTGCATTAATCGTTTTTTTGCATCATCTTCATGCATTATTGAATGTGAAAAAGGAACTACAGAGGATTTCTGTCGTACCCATGTGTCTTATGTGCTGGAGCTACTGAAATTATGTGCAAAAAGACGGCTGTTCTTGCAAGGTAAGGCTTGCCATGCCCGAATTCTGCTAATGGGGTTACAAGCAGAGACTTTAACGTCGAATATTCTCATCAACATGTACTCAAAATGTGGTTCAGTTGATGTTGCACGCCAAgtgttcgatgaaatgccCAGCCGAAGTTTGGTGTCGTGGAGCACCATGATTGGGTCGCTGACTCAAAATG CTAAATGTGCTCTTTCTGAATGCCAGCTGCTTCATGCCTTTGCTGTTAAGGCTGCAATGAATCTGAACGTTTTTGTTGCTACTGCGTTGCTTGATGTTTATGCAAAATGTGGTTTGATGAACGATGCGGCTAATGTTTTTGAGTCCATGTCTGAGAGGAGTGTTGTCACATGGAGTTCAATGGCGGCAGGGTATGTGCAAAATGCGATGTACGAGGAAGCTTTGGCGTTGTTTCGTAAAGCATGGGAAACTGGGTTGAAACACGACCAGTTTTTAATGTCATCTGTGATTTGTGCTTGTGCTGGATTGGCAGCTATGATTGAAGGGAACCAGGTGAATGCTTTGCTATCTAAATCTGGTTTTTGTTCAAATATCTTTGTTGCTTCATCTCTTATTGATATGTATGCAAAATGCGGTGGCATTGAAGAAGCTTATAAAGTATTTCGAGATGTCGAAGATAGAAATGTTGTTTTGTGGAATGCTATGATATCTGGCTTGTCTCGACACGCTCGATCACTCGAGGTGATGATTTTATTTGAGAAAATGCAGCAAATTGGCTTGAATCCAAATGATGTTACTTTTGTTTCTGTGTTGTCTGCTTGTGGTCATATGGGTTTGGTTGAAAAGGGACAGAAATATTTTGATCTGATGATAAAAGAGTATCATTTGGCACCAAATGTCTACCATTATTCTTGTATGGTAGACGCTCTTAGTCGAGCAGGGCGGACTTCTGATGCTTACGATTTGATCTGTAAAATGCCCTTTAGAGCCTCTGCTTCTATGTGGGGTTCCCTTTTGGCTTCTTGTAGGACTCATGGGAATCTTGAACTTGCTGAGGTTGCTGCTAAGAATCTGTTCGACATCGAACCACACAATGCAGGGAACTATTTGTTGCTGTCGAACATGTATGCAGCGAACGGTAAGTGGGACGAAGTTGCCAAGGCGAGGAAGCTCCTTAAAGAAAGTGATGTGAAGAAAGAGAGGGGAAAGAGTTGGATTGAGATTAAGAACGAGGTTCACTCGTTTATGGTCGGAGAGCGGAATCATCCTAAGATAGCTGAAATTTACTCGAAATTGAATGAGTTAATAGAAGAGTTACAGAAGCTTGGTTACCAGGTGGAGACTCAGCATGATCTTCATCAAGTAGAAGAGAGTAGAAAACAAGAACTTTTGAGGCACCACAGCGAGAAGCTTGCTTTTACTATGGGATTATTGTTTTTACCTCCCAATGCACCTCTTAGGATCATGAAAAACCTTAGAATCTGTGGAGACTGCCACTCTTTTATGAAGCTTGTCTCGAAACTTGTTCGTCGGGATGTCGTAGTTAGGGACACCAACCGATTCCACCATTTTACGAATGGCCATTGTTCTTGTGGGGATTTTTGGTGA